From the genome of Papaver somniferum cultivar HN1 chromosome 2, ASM357369v1, whole genome shotgun sequence, one region includes:
- the LOC113350188 gene encoding mitochondrial substrate carrier family protein ucpB isoform X2 has product MVKSEGPTALYLGLTPALTRSVLYGGLRLGLYEPSKYVCEWAVGSSNVLVKIASGAFSGAIATALTNPTEVLKVRLQMNHDSGRGAITEMRKIVSEEGLRALWKGVGPAMARAAALTSSQLATYDEAKQALIRWTPLEEGFNLHLISSTIAGTVSTLVTAPVDMIKTRLMLQRDSKSTGSYRNGFHCAYQVMSTEGPRALYKGGFAMFARLGPQTTITFILCEKLRELAGLKAI; this is encoded by the exons ATGGTGAAAAGTGAAGGGCCTACTGCGCTGTATCTTGGATTGACACCTGCACTGACCAGATCAGTGCTATATGGAGGTCTGCGATTGGGTTTGTATGAACCATCCAAGTATGTTTGTGAATGGGCTGTTGGATCCTCCAATGTCTTGGTGAAAATTGCATCTGGTGCATTCTCTGGTGCCATTGCAACTGCACTGACCAATCCAACCGAAGTGTTAAAG GTACGACTACAGATGAACCACGATTCAGGAAGAGGAGCAATCACAGAAATGCGAAAAATTGTTTCAGAAGAAGGATTACGCGCTCTATGGAAAGGGGTTGGCCCTGCTATGGCCAGAGCTGCTGCTCTTACTTCATCACAGCTAGCAACTTACGATGAAGCCAAGCAG GCTTTGATTCGGTGGACACCTCTAGAAGAAGGATTTAATCTGCATCTCAT CTCAAGTACCATAGCAGGAACCGTAAGCACTCTTGTTACTGCACCTGTGGACATGATTAAAACTCGTCTCATGTTACAAAGAGATTCTAAATCCACAGGAAGCTACAGAAATGGATTTCACTGCGCATACCAG GTTATGAGTACAGAAGGCCCTCGCGCCCTATATAAAGG GGGCTTTGCAATGTTTGCGAGATTAGGCCCGCAAACCACGATCACGTTCATTCTTTGTGAGAAGTTGCGAGAACTTGCTGGACTAAAGGCTATTTGA
- the LOC113350188 gene encoding mitochondrial substrate carrier family protein ucpB isoform X1, with the protein MKRDCPIHTRRNIALPYLESCVKNLKTTYSQGTQKITHTIMENSSSSNKTLISEMLKGEEKNKSTISLSYIAYHFGSSGMAVTTATGFTHPLDVLKVRLQMQLVGQKAPLTGLGKICSQMVKSEGPTALYLGLTPALTRSVLYGGLRLGLYEPSKYVCEWAVGSSNVLVKIASGAFSGAIATALTNPTEVLKVRLQMNHDSGRGAITEMRKIVSEEGLRALWKGVGPAMARAAALTSSQLATYDEAKQALIRWTPLEEGFNLHLISSTIAGTVSTLVTAPVDMIKTRLMLQRDSKSTGSYRNGFHCAYQVMSTEGPRALYKGGFAMFARLGPQTTITFILCEKLRELAGLKAI; encoded by the exons atgaaaagagACTGTCCAATACATACCAGGCGCAATATAGCGTTACCTTACCTTGAAAGCTGTGTCAAAAACTTAAAAACTACATATTCCCAAGGTACACAGAAGATTACACACACAATAATGGAAAATTCTAGCTCatcaaacaaaaccctaatttcag AAATGTTGAaaggagaagagaagaacaaATCTACGATATCGTTATCGTATATCGCTTATCATTTTGGTTCAAGTGGAATGGCTGTTACTACCGCAACAGGCTTTACTCATCCGCTAG ATGTTCTCAAAGTTAGACTGCAAATGCAGCTTGTCGGCCAGAAAGCTCCCTTAACCGGATTG GGAAAGATCTGTTCTCAAATGGTGAAAAGTGAAGGGCCTACTGCGCTGTATCTTGGATTGACACCTGCACTGACCAGATCAGTGCTATATGGAGGTCTGCGATTGGGTTTGTATGAACCATCCAAGTATGTTTGTGAATGGGCTGTTGGATCCTCCAATGTCTTGGTGAAAATTGCATCTGGTGCATTCTCTGGTGCCATTGCAACTGCACTGACCAATCCAACCGAAGTGTTAAAG GTACGACTACAGATGAACCACGATTCAGGAAGAGGAGCAATCACAGAAATGCGAAAAATTGTTTCAGAAGAAGGATTACGCGCTCTATGGAAAGGGGTTGGCCCTGCTATGGCCAGAGCTGCTGCTCTTACTTCATCACAGCTAGCAACTTACGATGAAGCCAAGCAG GCTTTGATTCGGTGGACACCTCTAGAAGAAGGATTTAATCTGCATCTCAT CTCAAGTACCATAGCAGGAACCGTAAGCACTCTTGTTACTGCACCTGTGGACATGATTAAAACTCGTCTCATGTTACAAAGAGATTCTAAATCCACAGGAAGCTACAGAAATGGATTTCACTGCGCATACCAG GTTATGAGTACAGAAGGCCCTCGCGCCCTATATAAAGG GGGCTTTGCAATGTTTGCGAGATTAGGCCCGCAAACCACGATCACGTTCATTCTTTGTGAGAAGTTGCGAGAACTTGCTGGACTAAAGGCTATTTGA